A stretch of DNA from Methanoplanus endosymbiosus:
GGAAAAACAGGAATCAATAGTTAAATCTTATAAGGATAATATGGAAAAAATATACCGGCTTGAAGAAAAAATACTAAAAAAAGCATACTTTGATTCAATAAAAAATGCGGTTACAAAATTTTCAGATTCAATAAAAAAAGGCTCAGTCAATACAAAGCCGCTGAGATCTGTTATTGACTCCAATCAGACAATCATTAAAGGCTATGAGGAAATGCTTTCATCAATTGATGAATATAATAAAATCACACCGGAGATATACATAAAACGATCAAATGACCTGATCACCAAAAAAAATAACATCTTAAAACAGATGGATAATTTTTTGAGAGAACGCAAAACAATTGTGGACAAAATCAATGGATGGGGCACAAAAGTAAAGTTCAACTCCCCGGTAGTGATAAATGTCCCTTTCTGGGTTGCCTTAATTGAAAAAGACGGACAGATATCAACAATAAAAATCCCAGTATCTGAACTGGGAGAAGCAGAAACAGAACCTACCGAAGAGATACCTTATATTGAACATCTAGCCGGTTCAAAGTCCTTAAATTTCAGCGATGAAGTTAACAAATTCTATAACACAGAGATAGAGAAATTTGCAGTAAATAACCAAATCAGCTATTCAAAAGAGGATCTGCTTTCCGGACTGAAAATGATGCAGGATAAGAAATTCGTTCATGAAGAATTTGTCAATACCATCTCCCGATTTGAGGTGAATAACAATGAGTAGCTCATATTCAAGCAATATTGTCAGAAAATCTGTTGAAACTGATGATGCCACTTATGCAACGGTTCTTCCCGATCAGACCTGCGATAAACCTCTTATCCCAAAAAGCAACCCCATAAAACAGCTGGACTGGAAAATATCCTTAGGGAAAGGTTGTACTTATCTCCCGGAAGAAGGCATATATGCAAAAAATGTTGAAATCGGGTATGGTTCGTGGATAAACGGGAGCATATTTGGCAGGGAAAATATTACTCTCGAATCCGGTTCTTCTTCACGGGGTGGAGGGATAATAAATGGTTCGGTTTTATCAGAGGGCACTGTTAAGATAAAAACTCCGGAATGGAAAAAAGAAGAATTCAAACAGGATTATTTATATATAAAAGGAGACATTATTGGCGAGAATATTAATATTTCTGCCCCGGTTATAGTACAGGGCAACATTATTGCCCATGACGCTGTTGAAATATCTGAAAAATCAACTATATTTGGAGGAATTTTTTCAAAAAACAGACTTATTGCCAAAAACATGGTGTCATCATTTATAATAGGAAAAGATATTCTGCTTGGAGAAAATACATCTGTATTTGCTCCATATATAGTTGCCAGTTCCCAGCTTAATATGAATAAAGTCAGAATTATTTCAGGGATCTGTACAAAATGTAAAAATTCAAACAAAAAGGATAATTTTCACTGCAATTTTGAATCATGCGAACAATGCCTATACCTGACCAGTGAGGACATCATTACAAAAGGAAATCATAAAATTGCTTCCCATACCTGGAGAACCTATTTTGAAGATAACAATAACTATGCACCATTAAATGAAATTTTTGCTAAACTTCACAATAAAAAGAAAGAAGAGGTATCCTTTGGAAAACAGAAATTCAGTGAACTTTCTGAGAACGAACGACAGACAATTATCCAGAATATTCAGTCTATGGTTATGGGAGACTATGTTTCTGAGAAAATTGATGGAGATAAAATAATCTCTACGGAAGGCAATTATATTGAAAGCGGAGCAACAGTCATTTCTGATTCAATAATAAACAGGAGTACCATAGATTCATCAGAAAAAGAAGAAACAAAAAAAGGTACAATTAAAGATACAAATACCGGGAATGCTGTAATTTCTGATTCGATAATAAACAGGAGTACCATAAGTTCATCCGAAAAAGATGAAACAAAAACAGGTACAACTGAAGATAAAAATACCGGGAATGCTGTAATTTCTGATTCGATAATAAACAGGAGCACCATAAGTTCATCCGAAAAAGATGAAACAAAAACAGATGATGCAGAAAATATCAAGTGCAAAAAATGCAATACCACTGTTCCTGAAGGTCATAAATTCTGCACAAAATGCGGTACAAAAATGGAATAAAAATTTCTTTGTAAGTGGTTAGATCCATTACATACTTATGCAATACTATAAACAACAAATCATCAAAGTTATGTAAAGAATGTAGAGAAAAAATTGCAAAAATACAAATTTTTATCGAGGAATATTGTATATAGTATATTCCACAATAATCTCCAATAAACAATTTAAGACGGCATACATGTTCAACAAAGTGAATCTCAACGGTGCAAAGGATTTAATTTCAACAGCTGAAAAAGTACTTAACAGTGGCT
This window harbors:
- a CDS encoding zinc ribbon domain-containing protein, producing MSSSYSSNIVRKSVETDDATYATVLPDQTCDKPLIPKSNPIKQLDWKISLGKGCTYLPEEGIYAKNVEIGYGSWINGSIFGRENITLESGSSSRGGGIINGSVLSEGTVKIKTPEWKKEEFKQDYLYIKGDIIGENINISAPVIVQGNIIAHDAVEISEKSTIFGGIFSKNRLIAKNMVSSFIIGKDILLGENTSVFAPYIVASSQLNMNKVRIISGICTKCKNSNKKDNFHCNFESCEQCLYLTSEDIITKGNHKIASHTWRTYFEDNNNYAPLNEIFAKLHNKKKEEVSFGKQKFSELSENERQTIIQNIQSMVMGDYVSEKIDGDKIISTEGNYIESGATVISDSIINRSTIDSSEKEETKKGTIKDTNTGNAVISDSIINRSTISSSEKDETKTGTTEDKNTGNAVISDSIINRSTISSSEKDETKTDDAENIKCKKCNTTVPEGHKFCTKCGTKME